One part of the Arabidopsis thaliana chromosome 1 sequence genome encodes these proteins:
- a CDS encoding ubiquitin-protein ligase: MAIAEEVTVFAETSLGTRIVMAVPLDITAADFKRKLEKTHASCLSSVGEIEVHGLMVKRKSRFYHLVESVPIRYIFLDNQKPWFIHAEARVVSRSQESSVSNSIDKTHIRHCHGSDNSIERVTALIQGKDKKIKKSRAKSDSRNVASGQETCLDKREYLGPSTSEPETIKSLPSIARVAEMKNSECFKSFTPKPPERKPVDSESESIGKRITVAANNIRMQGKTHNSSSLSSSIFRSNSCRNRSLDGKIITSLAKFMVFE, encoded by the exons ATGGCTATTGCAGAAGAAGTTACTGTCTTTGCTGAGACTAGCTTGGGAACTCGAATCGTCATGGCGGTTCCTCTGGATATCACAGCAGCAGATTTCAAGA gaaaACTCGAGAAGACGCATGCAAGTTGCTTATCGAGCGTAGGGGAGATAGAAGTTCATGGTCTGATG GTTAAACGAAAGTCTCGCTTTTACCACCTTGTGGAGTCTGTGCCTATAAGGTACATCTTCCTGGATAACCAAAAGCCTTGGTTTATCCATGCAGAAGCTAGAGTTGTAAGCAGATCACAAGAGTCAAGCGTATCTAACAGTATTGATAAAACCCACATTAGACATTGTCACGGTTCTGATAACTCCATCGAAAGAGTCACTGCATTGATCCAAGGTAAAgacaagaagataaagaaatcTCGGGCCAAATCTGATTCCAGAAATGTTGCATCTGGACAAGAAACTTGCCTTGACAAGAGGGAATATCTTGGTCCTTCCACATCTGAACCTGAAACCATAAAGTCTTTGCCGTCAATAGCAAGAGTTGCTGAGATGAAAAACTCTGAATGTTTCAAAAGCTTCACACCAAAACCGCCGGAGAGGAAACCTGTAGACTCTGAAAGCGAATCGATAGGCAAGAGAATAACTGTGGCTGCAAACAACATCAGAATGCAAGGAAAGACTCATAATTCATCGTCACTATCATCATCTATTTTCAGAAGTAATTCTTGCAGAAACAGATCTTTAGATGGTAAGATAATCACCTCTCTTGCAAAATTTATGGTCTTTGAG
- the AHG2 gene encoding Polynucleotidyl transferase, ribonuclease H-like superfamily protein (ABA-HYPERSENSITIVE GERMINATION 2 (AHG2); FUNCTIONS IN: ribonuclease activity, nucleic acid binding; INVOLVED IN: response to abscisic acid stimulus, RNA modification, response to stress, response to salicylic acid stimulus; LOCATED IN: nucleus; EXPRESSED IN: 10 plant structures; EXPRESSED DURING: 6 growth stages; CONTAINS InterPro DOMAIN/s: Ribonuclease CAF1 (InterPro:IPR006941), Polynucleotidyl transferase, ribonuclease H fold (InterPro:IPR012337); BEST Arabidopsis thaliana protein match is: Polynucleotidyl transferase, ribonuclease H-like superfamily protein (TAIR:AT3G25430.1); Has 452 Blast hits to 437 proteins in 136 species: Archae - 0; Bacteria - 0; Metazoa - 226; Fungi - 62; Plants - 74; Viruses - 0; Other Eukaryotes - 90 (source: NCBI BLink).), producing the protein MRRHKRWPLRSLVCSFSSSAAETVTTSTAASATAAFPLKHVTRSNFETTLNDLRSLVKAADFVAIDLEMTGVTSAPWRDSLEFDRYDVRYLKVKDSAEKFAVVQFGVCPFRWDSRTQSFVSYPHNFFVFPRQELTFDPPAHEFLCQTTSMDFLAKYQFDFNTCIHEGISYLSRREEEEASKRLKMLHGEDGIDSSGETEELKLVRLADVLFAARMEKLLNEWRSGLLHGGNASSEFPRISNGSNQSMETVFHHMRPALSLKGFTSHQLRVLNSVLRKHFGDLVYIHSNDKSSSSRDIVVYTDSDSDKENLMKEAKDERKRLAERKIQSAIGFRQVIDLLASEKKLIVGHNCFLDIAHVYSKFVGPLPSTAEKFVASINSHFPYIVDTKILLNVNPMLHQRMKKSSTSLSSAFSSLCPQIEFSSRSSDSFLQQRVNIDVEIDNVRCSNWNAGGKHEAGYDAFMTGCIFAQACNHLGFDFKQHSQLDDFAQNEKLEKYINRLYLSWTRGDIIDLRTGHSNADNWRVSKFKYENIVLIWNFPRKLKARGIKECICKAFGSASVTSVYHVDDSAVFVLFKNSELVWDFLALKRQLESSDGPVSVLHPLSKILEGGNTGAADYEAYKEICSSHVSEVMFSDQAETVGVKSRTRPNAQCETETREENTVTVTHKASDLIDAFLANRVEVETATSN; encoded by the exons ATGCGCCGGCACAAGCGATGGCCTTTGAGGTCTCTTGTCTGCAGCTTCAGCTCCTCTGCGGCGGAGACAGTTACTACTTCAACGGCAGCTTCAGCGACGGCGGCTTTTCCGTTGAAGCATGTGACAAGGTCGAACTTCGAGACGACGCTGAATGATCTACGCTCACTCGTAAAGGCTGCAGATTTCGTGGCGATTGACCTTGAGATGACTGGCGTGACAAGCGCTCCGTGGCGAGACTCCTTAGAGTTCGACCGCTACGACGTCAGATACCTCAAAGTCAAAGACTCCGCCGAGAAATTCGCCGTCGTTCAGTTTGGTGTCTGTCCCTTTCGTTGGGATTCTCGTACTCAGTCATTCGTGTCCTACCC GCACAATTTCTTTGTATTTCCTCGTCAAGAACTCACATTTGATCCACCAGCTCATGAATTTCTCTGTCAGACTACATCAATGGATTTTCTTGCCAAGTATCAGTTTGATTTCAACACCTGCATACATGAAG GAATATCTTATTTGTCCAGacgagaagaggaagaggcaAGTAAGCGTTTGAAAATGCTACACGGCGAGGACGGAATTGATTCATCGGGTGAAACTGAAGAGTTAAAGTTGGTGCGATTGGCAGATGTTCTTTTCGCTGCAAGGATGGAGAAATTGCTGAATGAATGGCGGTCTGGCCTGTTACATGGTGGGAATGCGTCCTCTGAGTTTCCGAGGATTTCAAATGGTTCAAACCAGAGTATGGAAACTGTGTTTCACCATATGCGTCCTGCTCTCAGTCTGAAGGGTTTCACTTCTCATCAGCTCAGAGTTCTTAACTCG GTTTTAAGAAAGCATTTTGGAGATCTTGTGTACATACATTCAAATGATAAAAGTTCTTCTTCACGAGACATTGTTGTGTATACTGATTCAGATTCCGACAAGGAAAACCTCATG AAGGAGGCAAAGGACGAACGCAAGAGATTGgcagaaagaaaaatacaatcTGCAATCGGGTTCCGTCAAGTGATTGATCTGCTTGCTTCAGAGAAAAAGCTGATCGTTGGTCACAATTGTTTCCTCG ATATTGCACATGTATACAGCAAATTTGTGGGTCCTCTTCCTTCAACAGCTGAGAAATTCGTGGCCTCCATTAACAGTCACTTTCCTTATATTGTTGACACCAAAATACTCTTAAACGTGAATCCAATGTTGCATCAGCGGATGAAAAAGTCCAGTACATCACTGTCTTCCGCGTTTTCCTCGTTATGTCCGCAAATCGAGTTTTCTTCAAGAAGCTCTGACTCGTTTCTTCAGCAGCGTGTCAATATTGACGTTGAAATAGACAACGTTAG GTGTTCTAACTGGAATGCAGGAGGAAAACACGAAGCCGGTTATGATGCTTTCATGACAGGTTGCATCTTTGCGCAGGCATGCAATCATCTCGGTTTTGACTTCAAACAGCATTCGCAGTTAGATGACTTTGCCCAGAACGAGAAACTTGAAAAGTACATCAACCGTCTTTATCTCAGCTGGACAAGAGGTGATATCATCGACCTTCGAACAGGCCATAGTAATGCAGATAACTGGCGAGTCTCAAAGTTCAAATACGAGAACATTGTCCTCATCTGGAACTTCCCACGAAAACTTAAGGCGAGAGGGATCAAAGAATGCATATGCAAAGCCTTTGGCTCTGCTTCTGTCACCTCTGTCTACCACGTGGACGACTCTGCGGTTTTTGTCCTGTTTAAGAACTCAGAACTTGTCTGGGACTTCTTAGCACTCAAGCGGCAGCTGGAGTCAAGCGACGGTCCAGTCTCAGTTCTTCACCCTTTATCCAAGATCCTTGAAGGAGGAAACACTGGAGCTGCAGACTACGAAGCATACAAAGAGATTTGCAGCTCACACGTCTCAGAGGTCATGTTCTCTGACCAAGCTGAAACAGTTGGTgtcaaatcaagaacaagaccCAACGCACAATGCGAGACTGAGACAAGAGAGGAGAACACAGTCACTGTGACTCACAAAGCATCGGATTTGATTGATGCGTTTTTGGCCAATAGAGTTGAAGTCGAAACTGCTACGAGTAATTAA
- the AHG2 gene encoding Polynucleotidyl transferase, ribonuclease H-like superfamily protein produces the protein MLHGEDGIDSSGETEELKLVRLADVLFAARMEKLLNEWRSGLLHGGNASSEFPRISNGSNQSMETVFHHMRPALSLKGFTSHQLRVLNSVLRKHFGDLVYIHSNDKSSSSRDIVVYTDSDSDKENLMKEAKDERKRLAERKIQSAIGFRQVIDLLASEKKLIVGHNCFLDIAHVYSKFVGPLPSTAEKFVASINSHFPYIVDTKILLNVNPMLHQRMKKSSTSLSSAFSSLCPQIEFSSRSSDSFLQQRVNIDVEIDNVRCSNWNAGGKHEAGYDAFMTGCIFAQACNHLGFDFKQHSQLDDFAQNEKLEKYINRLYLSWTRGDIIDLRTGHSNADNWRVSKFKYENIVLIWNFPRKLKARGIKECICKAFGSASVTSVYHVDDSAVFVLFKNSELVWDFLALKRQLESSDGPVSVLHPLSKILEGGNTGAADYEAYKEICSSHVSEVMFSDQAETVGVKSRTRPNAQCETETREENTVTVTHKASDLIDAFLANRVEVETATSN, from the exons ATGCTACACGGCGAGGACGGAATTGATTCATCGGGTGAAACTGAAGAGTTAAAGTTGGTGCGATTGGCAGATGTTCTTTTCGCTGCAAGGATGGAGAAATTGCTGAATGAATGGCGGTCTGGCCTGTTACATGGTGGGAATGCGTCCTCTGAGTTTCCGAGGATTTCAAATGGTTCAAACCAGAGTATGGAAACTGTGTTTCACCATATGCGTCCTGCTCTCAGTCTGAAGGGTTTCACTTCTCATCAGCTCAGAGTTCTTAACTCG GTTTTAAGAAAGCATTTTGGAGATCTTGTGTACATACATTCAAATGATAAAAGTTCTTCTTCACGAGACATTGTTGTGTATACTGATTCAGATTCCGACAAGGAAAACCTCATG AAGGAGGCAAAGGACGAACGCAAGAGATTGgcagaaagaaaaatacaatcTGCAATCGGGTTCCGTCAAGTGATTGATCTGCTTGCTTCAGAGAAAAAGCTGATCGTTGGTCACAATTGTTTCCTCG ATATTGCACATGTATACAGCAAATTTGTGGGTCCTCTTCCTTCAACAGCTGAGAAATTCGTGGCCTCCATTAACAGTCACTTTCCTTATATTGTTGACACCAAAATACTCTTAAACGTGAATCCAATGTTGCATCAGCGGATGAAAAAGTCCAGTACATCACTGTCTTCCGCGTTTTCCTCGTTATGTCCGCAAATCGAGTTTTCTTCAAGAAGCTCTGACTCGTTTCTTCAGCAGCGTGTCAATATTGACGTTGAAATAGACAACGTTAG GTGTTCTAACTGGAATGCAGGAGGAAAACACGAAGCCGGTTATGATGCTTTCATGACAGGTTGCATCTTTGCGCAGGCATGCAATCATCTCGGTTTTGACTTCAAACAGCATTCGCAGTTAGATGACTTTGCCCAGAACGAGAAACTTGAAAAGTACATCAACCGTCTTTATCTCAGCTGGACAAGAGGTGATATCATCGACCTTCGAACAGGCCATAGTAATGCAGATAACTGGCGAGTCTCAAAGTTCAAATACGAGAACATTGTCCTCATCTGGAACTTCCCACGAAAACTTAAGGCGAGAGGGATCAAAGAATGCATATGCAAAGCCTTTGGCTCTGCTTCTGTCACCTCTGTCTACCACGTGGACGACTCTGCGGTTTTTGTCCTGTTTAAGAACTCAGAACTTGTCTGGGACTTCTTAGCACTCAAGCGGCAGCTGGAGTCAAGCGACGGTCCAGTCTCAGTTCTTCACCCTTTATCCAAGATCCTTGAAGGAGGAAACACTGGAGCTGCAGACTACGAAGCATACAAAGAGATTTGCAGCTCACACGTCTCAGAGGTCATGTTCTCTGACCAAGCTGAAACAGTTGGTgtcaaatcaagaacaagaccCAACGCACAATGCGAGACTGAGACAAGAGAGGAGAACACAGTCACTGTGACTCACAAAGCATCGGATTTGATTGATGCGTTTTTGGCCAATAGAGTTGAAGTCGAAACTGCTACGAGTAATTAA
- the AHG2 gene encoding Polynucleotidyl transferase, ribonuclease H-like superfamily protein translates to MKEAKDERKRLAERKIQSAIGFRQVIDLLASEKKLIVGHNCFLDIAHVYSKFVGPLPSTAEKFVASINSHFPYIVDTKILLNVNPMLHQRMKKSSTSLSSAFSSLCPQIEFSSRSSDSFLQQRVNIDVEIDNVRCSNWNAGGKHEAGYDAFMTGCIFAQACNHLGFDFKQHSQLDDFAQNEKLEKYINRLYLSWTRGDIIDLRTGHSNADNWRVSKFKYENIVLIWNFPRKLKARGIKECICKAFGSASVTSVYHVDDSAVFVLFKNSELVWDFLALKRQLESSDGPVSVLHPLSKILEGGNTGAADYEAYKEICSSHVSEVMFSDQAETVGVKSRTRPNAQCETETREENTVTVTHKASDLIDAFLANRVEVETATSN, encoded by the exons ATG AAGGAGGCAAAGGACGAACGCAAGAGATTGgcagaaagaaaaatacaatcTGCAATCGGGTTCCGTCAAGTGATTGATCTGCTTGCTTCAGAGAAAAAGCTGATCGTTGGTCACAATTGTTTCCTCG ATATTGCACATGTATACAGCAAATTTGTGGGTCCTCTTCCTTCAACAGCTGAGAAATTCGTGGCCTCCATTAACAGTCACTTTCCTTATATTGTTGACACCAAAATACTCTTAAACGTGAATCCAATGTTGCATCAGCGGATGAAAAAGTCCAGTACATCACTGTCTTCCGCGTTTTCCTCGTTATGTCCGCAAATCGAGTTTTCTTCAAGAAGCTCTGACTCGTTTCTTCAGCAGCGTGTCAATATTGACGTTGAAATAGACAACGTTAG GTGTTCTAACTGGAATGCAGGAGGAAAACACGAAGCCGGTTATGATGCTTTCATGACAGGTTGCATCTTTGCGCAGGCATGCAATCATCTCGGTTTTGACTTCAAACAGCATTCGCAGTTAGATGACTTTGCCCAGAACGAGAAACTTGAAAAGTACATCAACCGTCTTTATCTCAGCTGGACAAGAGGTGATATCATCGACCTTCGAACAGGCCATAGTAATGCAGATAACTGGCGAGTCTCAAAGTTCAAATACGAGAACATTGTCCTCATCTGGAACTTCCCACGAAAACTTAAGGCGAGAGGGATCAAAGAATGCATATGCAAAGCCTTTGGCTCTGCTTCTGTCACCTCTGTCTACCACGTGGACGACTCTGCGGTTTTTGTCCTGTTTAAGAACTCAGAACTTGTCTGGGACTTCTTAGCACTCAAGCGGCAGCTGGAGTCAAGCGACGGTCCAGTCTCAGTTCTTCACCCTTTATCCAAGATCCTTGAAGGAGGAAACACTGGAGCTGCAGACTACGAAGCATACAAAGAGATTTGCAGCTCACACGTCTCAGAGGTCATGTTCTCTGACCAAGCTGAAACAGTTGGTgtcaaatcaagaacaagaccCAACGCACAATGCGAGACTGAGACAAGAGAGGAGAACACAGTCACTGTGACTCACAAAGCATCGGATTTGATTGATGCGTTTTTGGCCAATAGAGTTGAAGTCGAAACTGCTACGAGTAATTAA
- a CDS encoding Pyridoxal-5'-phosphate-dependent enzyme family protein (Pyridoxal-5'-phosphate-dependent enzyme family protein; FUNCTIONS IN: lyase activity, pyridoxal phosphate binding, catalytic activity; INVOLVED IN: cysteine biosynthetic process from serine, metabolic process, cellular amino acid metabolic process; EXPRESSED IN: 10 plant structures; EXPRESSED DURING: 6 growth stages; CONTAINS InterPro DOMAIN/s: Cysteine synthase/cystathionine beta-synthase P-phosphate-binding site (InterPro:IPR001216), Pyridoxal phosphate-dependent enzyme, beta subunit (InterPro:IPR001926); BEST Arabidopsis thaliana protein match is: L-cysteine desulfhydrase 1 (TAIR:AT5G28030.1); Has 17388 Blast hits to 17372 proteins in 2648 species: Archae - 443; Bacteria - 11523; Metazoa - 365; Fungi - 537; Plants - 503; Viruses - 2; Other Eukaryotes - 4015 (source: NCBI BLink).) produces the protein MAPVNMTGAVVAAAALLMLTSYSFFFRLSEKKKRKEKLTMRNGLVDAIGNTPLIRINSLSEATGCEILGKCEFLNPGGSVKDRVAVKIIQEALESGKLFPGGIVTEGSAGSTAISLATVAPAYGCKCHVVIPDDAAIEKSQIIEALGASVERVRPVSITHKDHYVNIARRRADEANELASKRRLGSETNGIHQEKTNGCTVEEVKEPSLFSDSVTGGFFADQFENLANYRAHYEGTGPEIWHQTQGNIDAFVAAAGTGGTLAGVSRFLQDKNERVKCFLIDPPGSGLYNKVTRGVMYTREEAEGRRLKNPFDTITEGIGINRLTKNFLMAKLDGGFRGTDKEAVEMSRFLLKNDGLFVGSSSAMNCVGAVRVAQTLGPGHTIVTILCDSGMRHLSKFHDPKYLNLYGLSPTAIGLEFLGIK, from the exons ATGGCGCCTGTTAATATGACTGGCGCTGTTGTTGCAGCAGCGGCGTTGTTGATGCTTACTTCTTACAGCTTCTTTTTCCGTCTCtccgagaagaagaagaggaaggagaagtTGACTATGAGAAACGGGCTTGTTGATGCCATTGGCAATACTCCTCTGATTCGTATCAATAGTCTCTCTGAGGCTACTGGATGTGAG ATTCTTGGGAAATGCGAGTTTTTGAATCCAGGAGGTAGTGTTAAAGATAGAGTTGCTGTCAAGATCATTCAAGAG GCTTTGGAATCTGGTAAGCTATTCCCTGGAGGAATTGTAACTGAGGGTAGTGCAGGAAGTACTGCCATTAGCCTTGCTACAGTTGCTCCGGCTTATGGGTGTAAATGTCATGTTGTTATACCTGATGATGCTGCTATTGAAAAG TCTCAAATAATTGAAGCCCTTGGAGCTTCTGTTGAGAGAGTGAGGCCAGTGTCAATAACTCACAAGGATCACTATGTCAACATTGCGAGGCGACGGGCTGACGAAGCAAACGAGTTAGCATCAAAGAGAAGACTAGGGAGCGAAACAAATGGCATACACCAGGAGAAAACTAATGGTTGCACGGTTGAGGAAGTGAAAGAGCCTTCCTTATTCTCAGATTCAGTTACCGGTGGCTTCTTTGCAGATCAATTTGAAAACTTGGCAAATTATAGGGCTCATTATGAAGGTACTGGCCCTGAAATCTGGCACCAGACTCAGGGTAATATTGACGCCTTTGTTGCTGCTGCGGGTACAGGCGGGACTTTAGCTGGTGTTTCAAGGTTTCTTCAG GATAAGAATGAAAGAGTTAAATGTTTTCTGATTGATCCTCCTGGATCTGGTCTGTACAATAAAGTAACACGGGGAGTGATGTacacaagagaagaagctgaaggGCGTCGGCTAAAGAACCCATTTGATACAATAACAGAAGGGATCGGAATCAACAGGCTTACTAAAAACTTCCTGATGGCAAAACTTGACGGTGGTTTTCGTGGGACTGATAAAGAAGCGGTTGAGATGTCGAG GTTTCTTCTGAAGAATGATGGGCTCTTTGTTGGAAGCTCCTCGGCTATGAACTGTGTTGGGGCAGTAAGGGTGGCTCAGACCCTTGGTCCTGGTCACACAATTGTCACCATTCTTTGTGATAGCGGAATGAGACATCTAAGCAAGTTTCACGACCCTAAGTACTTGAATTTATACGGGTTAAGTCCAACCGCTATCGGATTAGAGTTCCTCGGCATAAAGTGA
- a CDS encoding Pyridoxal-5'-phosphate-dependent enzyme family protein (Pyridoxal-5'-phosphate-dependent enzyme family protein; FUNCTIONS IN: lyase activity, pyridoxal phosphate binding, catalytic activity; INVOLVED IN: cysteine biosynthetic process from serine, metabolic process, cellular amino acid metabolic process; EXPRESSED IN: 10 plant structures; EXPRESSED DURING: 6 growth stages; CONTAINS InterPro DOMAIN/s: Cysteine synthase/cystathionine beta-synthase P-phosphate-binding site (InterPro:IPR001216), Pyridoxal phosphate-dependent enzyme, beta subunit (InterPro:IPR001926); BEST Arabidopsis thaliana protein match is: L-cysteine desulfhydrase 1 (TAIR:AT5G28030.1); Has 35333 Blast hits to 34131 proteins in 2444 species: Archae - 798; Bacteria - 22429; Metazoa - 974; Fungi - 991; Plants - 531; Viruses - 0; Other Eukaryotes - 9610 (source: NCBI BLink).) has product MAPVNMTGAVVAAAALLMLTSYSFFFRLSEKKKRKEKLTMRNGLVDAIGNTPLIRINSLSEATGCEILGKCEFLNPGGSVKDRVAVKIIQEALESGKLFPGGIVTEGSAGSTAISLATVAPAYGCKCHVVIPDDAAIEKSQIIEALGASVERVRPVSITHKDHYVNIARRRADEANELASKRRLGSETNGIHQEKTNGCTVEEVKEPSLFSDSVTGGFFADQFENLANYRAHYEGTGPEIWHQTQGNIDAFVAAAGTGGTLAGVSRFLQDKNERVKCFLIDPPGSGLYNKVTRGVMYTREEAEGRRLKNPFDTITEGIGINRLTKNFLMAKLDGGFRGTDKEAVEMSR; this is encoded by the exons ATGGCGCCTGTTAATATGACTGGCGCTGTTGTTGCAGCAGCGGCGTTGTTGATGCTTACTTCTTACAGCTTCTTTTTCCGTCTCtccgagaagaagaagaggaaggagaagtTGACTATGAGAAACGGGCTTGTTGATGCCATTGGCAATACTCCTCTGATTCGTATCAATAGTCTCTCTGAGGCTACTGGATGTGAG ATTCTTGGGAAATGCGAGTTTTTGAATCCAGGAGGTAGTGTTAAAGATAGAGTTGCTGTCAAGATCATTCAAGAG GCTTTGGAATCTGGTAAGCTATTCCCTGGAGGAATTGTAACTGAGGGTAGTGCAGGAAGTACTGCCATTAGCCTTGCTACAGTTGCTCCGGCTTATGGGTGTAAATGTCATGTTGTTATACCTGATGATGCTGCTATTGAAAAG TCTCAAATAATTGAAGCCCTTGGAGCTTCTGTTGAGAGAGTGAGGCCAGTGTCAATAACTCACAAGGATCACTATGTCAACATTGCGAGGCGACGGGCTGACGAAGCAAACGAGTTAGCATCAAAGAGAAGACTAGGGAGCGAAACAAATGGCATACACCAGGAGAAAACTAATGGTTGCACGGTTGAGGAAGTGAAAGAGCCTTCCTTATTCTCAGATTCAGTTACCGGTGGCTTCTTTGCAGATCAATTTGAAAACTTGGCAAATTATAGGGCTCATTATGAAGGTACTGGCCCTGAAATCTGGCACCAGACTCAGGGTAATATTGACGCCTTTGTTGCTGCTGCGGGTACAGGCGGGACTTTAGCTGGTGTTTCAAGGTTTCTTCAG GATAAGAATGAAAGAGTTAAATGTTTTCTGATTGATCCTCCTGGATCTGGTCTGTACAATAAAGTAACACGGGGAGTGATGTacacaagagaagaagctgaaggGCGTCGGCTAAAGAACCCATTTGATACAATAACAGAAGGGATCGGAATCAACAGGCTTACTAAAAACTTCCTGATGGCAAAACTTGACGGTGGTTTTCGTGGGACTGATAAAGAAGCGGTTGAGATGTCGAGGTAG